One part of the Dyadobacter sp. 676 genome encodes these proteins:
- a CDS encoding Dabb family protein, producing MDHTRRKFIAGSAALAASAATGVAAPADAGKVKYPLVHHVFFWLKNPGSVADRDRIIEGLKTLRKIEAIKELRIGVVASTEKRDVVDNSWAVSELMFFEDLAGQASYQTHPIHQQFIKDCSHLWDKVIVYDAMDV from the coding sequence ATGGATCATACGCGTCGTAAATTCATCGCCGGCTCGGCGGCATTGGCGGCAAGCGCGGCCACAGGGGTGGCTGCTCCGGCCGATGCCGGAAAGGTTAAATACCCACTAGTTCATCATGTCTTTTTCTGGCTCAAAAACCCGGGTTCGGTCGCTGACCGTGACCGGATCATCGAAGGCCTGAAAACGCTCCGGAAAATCGAGGCCATTAAAGAGCTCCGCATCGGTGTGGTAGCAAGCACCGAAAAACGCGATGTGGTCGACAACAGTTGGGCAGTATCCGAGCTGATGTTCTTCGAGGACCTCGCCGGGCAGGCCAGCTATCAGACCCACCCGATTCACCAGCAGTTCATCAAGGATTGCAGCCATTTGTGGGATAAAGTGATCGTCTACGACGCGATGGATGTGTAG